From a region of the Myxococcus stipitatus genome:
- a CDS encoding M16 family metallopeptidase, with translation MNTRATLSLTALLALAGCASTPKPAPEPSPPPPPAQEATAPATPAPTAAPTEVPAVPLHQPKPLERVVLARPDTPIVTFRLVFHTGSIDDPKGKEGLTALTATLMAEGGTQKLTSAQLLEALYPMAAELEVFPDKEFTTFSGRVHKDFLPRFVDILTDVLLAPRLDPAELERLRTNAVSDVENGLRSANDEALGKVALDALLYEGHPYAHYVGGTVQGLKSITLDDVKAHAQRVFTQDRLVVGLAGAVDDALQQSLLAKLASLPATGAPRVTLPPVKSSAGKVVIVQKEALSTAISLGTVYPLRRGDPDYFSIAFALSHLGEHRQFIGVLFNELREKRGLNYGDYAYAENFIEDPGSTYNRNNIARTQQLMSLWARPVEPANAVFATRGLVFFLDQLVNQPLSQERFDLMRGYLQGYTRLWEQTDSRRLGYAIDSLFYGTPDFLEQYRQAMTKMTPASVQEAARRRLHPEALGFAFVTQDAEGLAQALRSGQPSPISYASKKSPELLEQDQAIIQLKLPVHPDAIHVVPAQSFMEK, from the coding sequence ATGAACACCCGAGCCACCCTGTCCCTCACCGCCCTGCTGGCCCTGGCCGGCTGCGCCTCCACGCCCAAGCCCGCGCCCGAGCCGAGCCCCCCGCCGCCTCCCGCCCAGGAGGCCACCGCCCCGGCGACGCCCGCCCCCACCGCCGCGCCCACCGAGGTCCCGGCGGTGCCGCTGCACCAGCCCAAGCCGCTGGAGCGAGTCGTCCTGGCCCGCCCGGACACCCCCATCGTCACCTTCCGGCTCGTCTTCCACACCGGCTCCATCGACGACCCGAAGGGCAAGGAGGGCCTCACCGCGCTCACCGCGACCCTCATGGCCGAGGGCGGCACCCAGAAGCTCACCTCCGCCCAGCTGCTCGAAGCGCTCTACCCCATGGCCGCGGAGCTGGAGGTCTTCCCGGACAAGGAGTTCACCACCTTCTCCGGCCGCGTCCACAAGGACTTCCTCCCGCGCTTCGTCGACATCCTCACCGACGTGCTGCTCGCCCCCCGGCTCGACCCCGCCGAACTGGAGCGCCTGCGCACCAACGCCGTCAGCGACGTGGAGAACGGCCTGCGCAGCGCGAATGACGAGGCGCTCGGCAAGGTGGCGCTCGACGCGCTCCTCTACGAGGGACACCCGTACGCGCACTACGTCGGCGGCACGGTGCAGGGCCTGAAGTCCATCACCCTCGACGACGTGAAGGCCCACGCCCAGCGCGTCTTCACCCAGGACCGGCTCGTGGTGGGGCTCGCCGGCGCCGTGGACGACGCGCTCCAGCAGTCGCTCCTGGCGAAGCTCGCCTCGCTGCCCGCCACGGGCGCGCCGCGCGTGACGCTCCCCCCGGTGAAGTCCTCCGCCGGCAAGGTGGTCATCGTCCAGAAGGAGGCGCTGTCCACCGCCATCAGCCTGGGCACCGTCTACCCCCTGCGCCGCGGCGACCCGGACTACTTCTCCATCGCCTTCGCCCTGTCGCACCTGGGTGAGCACCGGCAGTTCATCGGCGTGCTGTTCAACGAGCTGCGCGAGAAGCGCGGCCTCAATTACGGCGACTACGCCTACGCCGAGAACTTCATCGAGGACCCGGGCAGCACGTACAACCGCAACAACATCGCGCGCACCCAGCAGCTCATGTCGCTCTGGGCCCGCCCCGTGGAGCCCGCCAACGCCGTGTTCGCCACCCGGGGCCTGGTGTTCTTCCTCGACCAGTTGGTGAACCAGCCCCTCTCCCAGGAGCGCTTCGACCTGATGCGCGGCTACCTCCAGGGCTACACGCGGCTGTGGGAGCAGACGGACTCGCGCCGGCTCGGGTACGCCATCGACTCTCTCTTCTACGGCACGCCCGACTTCCTGGAGCAGTACCGCCAGGCGATGACGAAGATGACGCCCGCGTCCGTCCAGGAGGCCGCGCGCCGCCGCCTCCACCCGGAGGCGCTCGGCTTCGCCTTCGTCACCCAGGACGCGGAAGGGCTCGCCCAGGCGCTGCGCTCCGGCCAGCCCTCGCCCATCTCCTACGCGTCCAAGAAGTCCCCCGAGCTGCTCGAGCAGGACCAGGCCATCATCCAGCTGAAGCTGCCCGTGCACCCGGACGCCATCCACGTCGTCCCCGCGCAATCCTTCATGGAGAAATAG
- a CDS encoding OmpA family protein: MRGSSSGHFPWWRLLRGSVVRLVLVGLWLASTASHAQNDPFARGFDAVPVKPTPAQHSGIALEGTTSQEPVGSLRGALLFDFNWRILSLQLGDEKQGNLLPYRLDAHLLFSYQVLERLELGVDLPVTLIQGDNFQLLRDALDAPDFPGAAGVSRTTLGDVRLVPRLHLLDREQFPVGLSLIGEVRFPTGSADSFTGERGLLFAPRLAVEHRFGSLPIPLRVLGNVGLRLREKAQYLNLLVDDEVTLGAGAIAELPNMGRFTDVEATAEMHLATPLVRPFNFDQSDSLKTPWEVLVGARAKIWGNWGLELNVGRGIGLSSGYGREALRVMFGVRYDERFVDSDGDGVPDVRDRCPNEAEDKDGFEDSDGCPDPDNDDDGVVDGEDSCPNVAGPKERKGCPEVDTDGDGITDEFDKCPEKAGPKEYDGCPDSDGDEVPDNEDDCPDQFGPPENNGCPFDNPPYVFVESDRIRIKGNVLFETGSAVIQKRSYPLLDEVATVLRKNPTLGPVLIEGHTDNRGSRQLNMGLSDRRARSVLEYLVSKGIDRKRLSSEGFGFDRPIATNDTALGRAKNRRVDFKLVRSEVETEKKETVVPAGQTPPAGKEAPAEKPAEKPASPAPAPSTPPGGK; encoded by the coding sequence ATGCGAGGCTCCAGCTCCGGGCACTTCCCTTGGTGGCGGCTCCTGCGCGGCTCGGTCGTCCGACTCGTCCTGGTGGGTCTGTGGCTGGCCTCCACGGCGAGCCACGCGCAGAACGACCCGTTCGCGCGAGGCTTCGACGCCGTCCCCGTCAAGCCGACCCCCGCGCAGCACAGCGGCATCGCGCTGGAGGGCACCACCAGCCAGGAGCCGGTGGGCAGCCTCCGAGGCGCGCTGCTGTTCGACTTCAACTGGCGCATCCTCTCCCTGCAGCTGGGTGACGAGAAGCAGGGGAACCTGCTGCCCTACCGGCTCGACGCGCACCTGCTCTTCTCCTACCAGGTGCTGGAGCGGCTGGAGCTGGGCGTGGACCTCCCCGTCACGCTCATCCAGGGCGACAACTTCCAGCTGCTGCGCGACGCGCTGGACGCGCCGGACTTCCCGGGCGCCGCGGGCGTGAGCCGCACGACGCTCGGGGACGTGCGCCTGGTGCCTCGCCTCCACCTGCTGGACCGCGAGCAGTTCCCGGTGGGCCTCTCGCTCATCGGCGAGGTGCGCTTCCCCACCGGCAGCGCCGACAGCTTCACGGGCGAGCGCGGCTTGCTCTTCGCGCCGAGGCTCGCGGTGGAGCACCGCTTCGGCTCGCTGCCCATCCCCCTCCGCGTGCTGGGCAACGTGGGCCTGCGACTGCGCGAGAAGGCGCAGTACCTCAACCTGCTGGTGGACGACGAGGTGACGCTGGGCGCGGGCGCCATCGCCGAGCTGCCCAACATGGGGCGCTTCACGGACGTGGAGGCCACCGCGGAGATGCACCTGGCCACGCCCCTGGTGCGCCCGTTCAACTTCGACCAGTCCGATTCGCTGAAGACGCCGTGGGAGGTGCTCGTCGGCGCCCGCGCGAAGATCTGGGGCAACTGGGGCCTGGAGCTGAACGTGGGGCGCGGCATCGGCCTGTCGAGCGGCTACGGGCGCGAGGCCCTGCGCGTCATGTTCGGCGTGCGCTACGACGAGCGCTTCGTCGACTCGGACGGCGATGGCGTGCCGGACGTGAGGGACCGCTGCCCCAACGAGGCCGAGGACAAGGACGGCTTCGAGGACTCCGACGGCTGCCCCGACCCGGACAACGACGATGACGGCGTGGTGGACGGCGAGGACAGCTGCCCCAACGTGGCGGGCCCCAAGGAGCGAAAGGGTTGCCCGGAGGTGGACACGGACGGCGACGGCATCACCGACGAGTTCGACAAGTGCCCGGAGAAGGCCGGACCGAAGGAGTACGACGGCTGCCCCGACTCGGACGGCGACGAGGTCCCCGACAACGAGGACGACTGCCCCGACCAGTTCGGCCCGCCGGAGAACAACGGCTGCCCGTTCGACAACCCGCCCTACGTGTTCGTCGAGTCCGACCGCATCCGCATCAAGGGCAACGTGCTCTTCGAGACGGGCTCCGCCGTCATCCAGAAGCGCTCGTACCCCCTGCTCGACGAGGTGGCCACGGTGCTGCGCAAGAACCCCACCCTGGGGCCCGTGCTCATCGAAGGTCACACCGACAACCGCGGCTCGCGCCAGCTCAACATGGGCCTGTCCGACCGCCGCGCGCGCTCCGTGCTCGAGTACCTCGTGAGCAAGGGCATCGACCGCAAGCGCCTGAGCTCGGAGGGCTTCGGGTTCGACCGGCCCATCGCGACCAACGACACCGCGCTGGGCCGCGCGAAGAACCGCCGCGTCGACTTCAAGCTCGTGCGCTCCGAGGTGGAGACCGAGAAGAAGGAGACCGTCGTCCCCGCGGGACAGACGCCGCCGGCGGGGAAGGAGGCTCCGGCCGAGAAGCCCGCGGAGAAGCCAGCCTCCCCGGCCCCCGCTCCGAGCACGCCGCCAGGAGGGAAGTAG
- a CDS encoding serine protease → MVFKAASVQVKPGGSRGAARVKDASVEQPRAVQAIAGGVEASVDKWPFGVALAYRNQQGTLTQYCGGSLVSPDIVLTAAHCRVATGHYAILGRHDLASNKGRALRIVEVLSHVGFDERSFQNDIALLRLSAPVKEFPPVRLADESWELEEGQAVTALGWRATGEQGAASLVLNEVTVPVASSSTCMGQYARRYPITPGMVCTNTADLRDGCAGDSGGPLLVTTREGDVVQVGVASFGNGCARPGLFGVYTRVSAFRKWMSSVLVP, encoded by the coding sequence GTGGTGTTCAAGGCCGCGAGCGTGCAGGTGAAGCCCGGTGGCTCACGCGGGGCTGCCAGGGTGAAGGACGCGAGCGTCGAGCAACCCCGCGCCGTCCAGGCCATCGCCGGTGGTGTCGAGGCTTCCGTCGACAAGTGGCCCTTCGGCGTCGCGCTCGCGTATCGGAATCAGCAGGGGACGCTGACGCAGTACTGCGGCGGCTCCCTGGTGTCTCCCGACATCGTGTTGACCGCGGCGCATTGTCGGGTAGCCACCGGGCACTATGCCATCCTCGGTAGACACGACCTCGCGTCGAACAAGGGACGGGCGCTGCGAATCGTCGAGGTGCTGTCGCATGTCGGATTCGACGAGCGGAGCTTCCAGAATGACATCGCGCTGTTGCGGCTCTCGGCGCCCGTGAAGGAGTTCCCGCCCGTACGGTTGGCGGACGAGTCATGGGAGCTGGAAGAGGGGCAGGCCGTGACGGCCCTGGGCTGGCGCGCCACCGGTGAGCAGGGCGCGGCCTCACTCGTCCTGAACGAGGTGACGGTGCCCGTGGCCTCTTCGTCGACATGCATGGGCCAGTACGCGCGGCGATACCCCATCACGCCTGGCATGGTCTGCACGAACACGGCGGACTTGCGGGATGGCTGCGCGGGCGACAGCGGTGGACCCTTGCTCGTGACCACTCGGGAGGGCGACGTGGTCCAGGTCGGGGTGGCCAGCTTCGGTAACGGCTGTGCCCGCCCGGGCCTCTTCGGCGTCTACACCCGGGTCTCCGCCTTCCGGAAGTGGATGTCGTCCGTCCTCGTTCCGTGA
- a CDS encoding sigma-54-dependent Fis family transcriptional regulator produces the protein MTELEQQVALERDLYLHLLQVQGATSLVEPMRGVLARLVELTRAERAYLELYDDATAGDRRWSLSHGCSSSEEEHIRAVTSRGIVAAAIASGQTVHTPFALLDTRFSSARSVQEQRLEAVLCAPLSGSSPGVLYLEGQRGRGPFSPESVQVAETVARAIGTAVQRAGLHTWRETEDPTLPFRRKLRVDGIAGRSRALAHVFEQVSLAAPLDVSLLITGASGTGKTQLAQAIHDNSRRRGAPFLEINCAAIPEGLIESELFGSLPGAFPGARRTVGKVEAAEGGTLFLDEIAEIPLAAQGKLLQLLQSKQYYALASSRLAKANVRVIAATNADLEQLVTERRFREDLFYRLNVFTLHMPSLAERREDLGCLLEQLLARLADEHGLPGLRASPGFYAACEAMEWPGNVRQLRNRLEGALIRASAEGASFVEPRHLMDRAQPPQEGPLSFHEATRQFQRDLLRRELGSAWQVSEVARRLDLTRSHVYNLIKALGLKRE, from the coding sequence ATGACCGAGCTGGAACAGCAGGTGGCCCTCGAGCGGGACCTGTACCTCCACTTGCTTCAAGTCCAGGGCGCGACGTCTCTGGTTGAGCCCATGCGTGGTGTCCTCGCGCGGTTGGTGGAGTTGACCCGCGCCGAGCGGGCCTACCTGGAGCTGTATGACGATGCGACCGCGGGAGACCGTCGCTGGTCCCTGTCACATGGCTGTTCGTCGAGCGAGGAGGAGCACATCCGCGCGGTGACGTCGCGCGGCATCGTGGCCGCGGCGATCGCCTCCGGACAGACGGTCCACACGCCCTTCGCCCTGTTGGACACGCGCTTCTCCAGCGCTCGGAGCGTCCAGGAGCAGCGCCTGGAGGCCGTCCTCTGCGCTCCCCTGAGCGGGAGCAGCCCGGGTGTCCTCTACCTCGAAGGGCAGCGGGGCCGGGGGCCCTTCTCCCCCGAGTCCGTCCAGGTGGCGGAGACGGTGGCGCGCGCCATCGGCACGGCGGTGCAGCGCGCGGGCCTCCACACCTGGCGGGAGACGGAGGACCCCACCCTGCCTTTCCGGCGGAAGCTCCGGGTGGATGGCATCGCGGGCCGCAGCCGCGCCCTGGCCCATGTCTTCGAGCAGGTGTCACTGGCCGCGCCGTTGGATGTCTCCCTGCTCATCACCGGAGCCTCGGGGACCGGCAAGACGCAGCTGGCGCAGGCCATCCACGACAACAGCCGGCGGCGTGGCGCGCCCTTCCTCGAAATCAACTGCGCGGCGATTCCGGAGGGGCTCATCGAGAGCGAGCTCTTCGGCTCGCTGCCCGGCGCGTTCCCGGGGGCCCGGCGGACGGTGGGCAAGGTGGAGGCGGCGGAAGGGGGCACCCTGTTCCTGGATGAGATCGCCGAGATTCCCTTGGCCGCCCAGGGCAAGCTGCTGCAGCTGCTCCAGTCGAAGCAATACTACGCGCTGGCGAGCTCGCGTCTGGCCAAGGCGAACGTGCGCGTCATCGCGGCGACCAACGCGGACCTGGAGCAGCTGGTGACGGAGCGGCGGTTTCGCGAGGACCTCTTCTACCGGCTGAATGTCTTCACGTTGCACATGCCGAGCCTGGCCGAGCGGCGCGAGGACCTGGGGTGTCTGCTGGAGCAACTGCTCGCGCGGCTGGCGGACGAGCATGGCCTGCCGGGGCTTCGGGCCTCGCCTGGCTTCTACGCCGCCTGCGAGGCCATGGAGTGGCCCGGGAACGTGAGACAGCTGCGCAACCGCCTCGAGGGGGCGCTCATCCGCGCGAGCGCGGAAGGGGCGTCCTTCGTCGAGCCCCGTCACCTGATGGACCGCGCGCAACCTCCACAGGAGGGCCCCCTGTCGTTCCACGAGGCCACCCGGCAGTTCCAGCGGGACCTGCTGCGCCGCGAGCTCGGCTCCGCGTGGCAGGTGAGCGAGGTGGCGCGTCGGCTCGACCTGACCCGCTCGCATGTCTACAACCTCATCAAGGCGCTGGGCTTGAAGCGCGAGTGA
- a CDS encoding 3-oxoacyl-ACP reductase, which translates to MTDRLMALAHNPLTRGLVRALGLPQPTPLARARGGWSARPFVDQVMAVGGVTEGFALRHAREALAEGGATVLASQAELGGRDVHGVVFDATGLGGPGALRALHDFFHPLVPRLARNARVTVLASLPEEAESPAAAAASRGVEGFVRSLAKEVGRRGVTANLVYVARGAETRLAGPVRFFCGVESTYVSGQAVRLSTGVRAPATPPLHQALAGKVALVTGAARGIGAATAERLAQEGARVVCLDVAALEDAVKATAARVGGEALVLDVTAPEAPARLVAALKERHGGVDIVVHNAGITRDRTLAKMTPEQWDAVLAVNLAAIVAADDALLASGALRDEGRLVYLSSISGVAGNFGQTNYATSKAALIGYVAALAPGLSSRGISANAVAPGFIETAMVDKMPLMTREVGRRLNALSQGGQPRDVAELVTFLASPGAYGVTGNTIRVCGQGLIGA; encoded by the coding sequence ATGACCGACCGACTCATGGCCCTGGCCCACAATCCGCTCACCCGAGGGCTCGTGCGGGCGCTCGGCCTGCCACAGCCGACGCCGCTGGCGCGTGCTCGCGGTGGGTGGAGCGCGAGGCCCTTCGTGGACCAGGTCATGGCGGTGGGCGGGGTGACGGAGGGCTTCGCCCTGCGGCACGCGCGCGAGGCGCTGGCGGAAGGCGGCGCGACGGTCCTCGCGTCGCAGGCGGAGCTCGGGGGGCGCGACGTGCACGGCGTCGTCTTCGACGCCACGGGTCTGGGCGGCCCGGGCGCGCTGCGTGCCCTCCATGACTTCTTCCACCCCCTGGTGCCACGGCTCGCCCGCAACGCCCGCGTGACGGTGCTCGCGTCCCTGCCCGAGGAGGCGGAGAGCCCGGCGGCGGCGGCCGCGTCGCGCGGAGTGGAGGGCTTCGTCCGGAGTCTGGCCAAGGAGGTGGGGCGCCGGGGCGTCACGGCCAACCTCGTCTATGTGGCGCGCGGCGCGGAGACGCGGCTGGCGGGCCCGGTGCGCTTCTTCTGCGGCGTGGAGTCCACCTACGTGTCGGGACAGGCGGTCCGGCTCTCGACGGGTGTTCGCGCGCCCGCGACGCCGCCGCTTCACCAGGCGCTGGCCGGGAAGGTGGCGCTGGTGACTGGCGCCGCGCGCGGTATCGGCGCGGCCACGGCGGAGCGGCTCGCGCAGGAGGGGGCGCGCGTGGTGTGTCTGGACGTGGCCGCCCTCGAGGACGCGGTGAAGGCCACGGCGGCCCGCGTCGGTGGCGAGGCGCTGGTGCTGGATGTCACGGCCCCGGAGGCCCCCGCGCGGCTCGTCGCCGCGCTGAAGGAGCGCCATGGCGGCGTGGACATCGTCGTGCACAACGCGGGCATCACCCGCGACCGCACGCTCGCGAAGATGACGCCCGAGCAGTGGGACGCGGTGCTCGCCGTCAACCTCGCGGCCATCGTCGCGGCGGACGACGCCTTGCTGGCCTCCGGTGCCCTGCGGGACGAGGGGCGGCTGGTGTACCTGTCCTCCATCAGCGGCGTGGCGGGCAACTTCGGTCAGACGAACTACGCCACCAGCAAGGCGGCGCTCATCGGCTACGTGGCGGCGCTCGCGCCCGGGCTCTCCTCCCGTGGCATCAGCGCCAACGCCGTGGCCCCGGGCTTCATCGAGACCGCCATGGTGGACAAGATGCCCCTCATGACGCGCGAGGTGGGGCGCCGGCTCAACGCGTTGTCCCAGGGCGGCCAGCCACGGGACGTGGCGGAGCTCGTCACCTTCCTGGCGAGCCCTGGGGCCTACGGGGTGACGGGAAACACGATTCGCGTCTGCGGCCAGGGGCTCATCGGCGCTTGA
- a CDS encoding protein kinase domain-containing protein, with amino-acid sequence MRSPASVPGAIEVGSQVDGFRIVRFIAEGAMGEVFLAQDVELGRRVALKFLKVELLGAAPSERLFDEARTIARFSHPHIVTVHAVGWFQGRPYLALEYVDGETLRERLAREKPGLNDSLRICRAIAEAIAEAHQHGIVHADLKPENILIPRDGRVRVVDFGLARHAGGEHGAASGTPAYMAPERWKGALPSPAMDVWSLGVIACELLEGRRPLDDVQLAQFAFSPMPLALSPRVRELPGGHVLEECLAITPEARPSARIVAQAMSEALVPGPHREGNRAPFRGLRPFTESDAEDFFGRELELDGFVERLRHEALVPLIGPSGIGKSSFLHAGVFARFRQMEQWTVLHARPGPRPLTRLAAMLVSGLEDAPPASTVAESLARRPGEVVSLLRRRHEAAGGNVLLALDAFEEVFTLASPTEATQVAACLMAAASVEDPWRIVLVLRDDYLGHFSRLEPLRPTLGAAFVLAKLTPAAIQEAVTAPLRRVGYAVDAPSLLGRLVDEVQAQPMGLPLLQFVCMALWDRRDVASRLLRASVYESLGGAAGALASHAQQFLQQLPAEEVGVARTLLLRLVTVEGMRRPRPLPELLEGLSSAAPGVLEKLQSNRLVGTTRDPQTDEPLVELAHESLATTWPALTHWVAETREERTLVQQLEEAARLWDQRGRPDEETWSDEPLRQAMHRVANWNIPLPTRSRAFLEAGQRRARKMVRRRHLLLGGFVSLLVMVSLSSMAAALAFRENQLEAIRQQALIRLVSADIGRFDLVLESYDFDPVSQRWAKAALSDVVDWRLVPAQGITAPDAATAYREPDLRRQPPESTSHGVRKERVEAPSRSAWLFVDRAGCAPSVIHLERLPGYRERDQVPIPTLQLPIPTCAASRLGMIPIPAGPYWRPGDDEAREPERLVEVAGFSLDQTEVTNGQFRLFEERVLPRTPYVRELPPQHPIFSRSLEMASPVTGLDAASAEAFCRYMGKSLPTADEWRKGFRGGLVLDARGRQTNPAPKRNTVWLVSRKFPPTNLMGHDPYPGVAPVGSFPEDQSPYGIMDLAGNVAEWTETTESQGNFQNLRRVMGGRWDVPPEEGHHRAAWSNHLPPRRFEFGIGMRCVERTASPRG; translated from the coding sequence GTGCGGTCCCCAGCCTCGGTGCCAGGCGCCATCGAGGTGGGCAGCCAGGTGGATGGCTTTCGCATCGTGCGATTCATCGCCGAAGGGGCGATGGGCGAGGTCTTCCTCGCGCAGGACGTGGAGCTGGGGAGGCGGGTCGCCCTGAAGTTCCTCAAGGTCGAGCTGCTCGGCGCCGCCCCCTCGGAGCGACTCTTCGACGAGGCGCGCACCATCGCCAGGTTCAGCCATCCCCACATCGTCACCGTGCACGCGGTGGGGTGGTTCCAGGGACGCCCCTACCTCGCGCTGGAGTACGTGGATGGGGAGACGCTCCGGGAGCGGTTGGCCCGGGAGAAGCCCGGCCTCAATGATTCGCTGCGCATCTGCCGCGCCATCGCCGAGGCCATCGCCGAGGCGCACCAGCACGGCATCGTCCACGCCGACCTCAAGCCGGAGAACATCCTCATCCCGAGGGATGGCCGGGTCCGGGTGGTGGACTTCGGACTGGCGCGCCACGCGGGAGGAGAGCACGGCGCCGCGTCTGGCACGCCGGCCTACATGGCGCCCGAGCGATGGAAGGGAGCCCTTCCCTCCCCCGCCATGGACGTCTGGTCGCTCGGAGTCATCGCCTGTGAGCTGCTGGAGGGGCGACGCCCGCTCGACGACGTGCAGCTCGCGCAGTTCGCGTTCTCGCCCATGCCCCTGGCGCTCTCGCCACGAGTCCGGGAGCTGCCGGGCGGACACGTGCTGGAGGAGTGCCTCGCCATCACTCCCGAGGCCCGCCCCTCGGCGCGAATCGTCGCGCAAGCCATGTCGGAAGCGCTCGTCCCCGGTCCCCATCGAGAGGGGAACCGGGCTCCGTTCCGGGGGCTGCGGCCCTTCACGGAGTCGGACGCGGAGGACTTCTTCGGGCGGGAGCTGGAGCTCGATGGCTTCGTCGAGCGGCTGCGCCACGAGGCCCTGGTGCCATTGATTGGCCCCTCGGGCATCGGCAAGAGCTCCTTCCTCCACGCCGGGGTGTTCGCCCGCTTCCGACAGATGGAGCAATGGACGGTGCTGCACGCCCGCCCCGGCCCCCGTCCCCTGACGCGCCTCGCGGCGATGCTCGTCTCGGGGCTCGAGGACGCGCCCCCCGCCAGCACGGTCGCCGAGTCCCTCGCGAGGCGTCCCGGTGAGGTGGTGAGCCTGTTGCGGCGACGCCATGAAGCGGCGGGGGGCAACGTGCTCCTCGCGCTGGACGCGTTCGAGGAGGTCTTCACGCTCGCGAGTCCAACGGAGGCCACGCAGGTCGCCGCGTGTCTGATGGCGGCGGCCTCGGTCGAGGACCCCTGGCGCATCGTCCTGGTGCTGCGAGACGACTATCTCGGACACTTCTCCAGGCTGGAGCCACTCCGCCCCACCCTGGGGGCCGCCTTCGTCCTGGCGAAGCTGACGCCCGCGGCCATCCAGGAGGCGGTGACGGCGCCCTTGCGTCGGGTGGGCTACGCCGTCGACGCCCCGTCCCTCCTCGGGCGACTGGTGGATGAAGTCCAGGCCCAGCCCATGGGCCTGCCGCTGCTCCAGTTCGTCTGCATGGCGCTGTGGGACCGACGGGACGTGGCGTCGCGACTGCTGCGCGCCTCCGTCTACGAATCCCTCGGCGGCGCGGCGGGCGCCCTGGCCTCGCATGCCCAGCAGTTCCTGCAACAGCTCCCCGCCGAAGAAGTGGGGGTCGCCCGGACGCTGCTGCTCCGACTGGTGACGGTCGAGGGGATGCGCCGCCCGCGTCCCCTGCCCGAACTGTTGGAGGGGTTGTCGAGCGCCGCGCCCGGGGTGCTGGAGAAGCTCCAGTCCAACCGGTTGGTGGGGACGACGCGGGATCCCCAGACGGACGAGCCGCTGGTCGAGCTGGCCCACGAGTCGCTCGCGACAACCTGGCCGGCGCTGACGCATTGGGTGGCGGAGACGCGCGAGGAGCGCACGCTGGTACAACAGCTCGAGGAGGCCGCGCGACTCTGGGACCAGCGCGGGCGACCGGACGAGGAGACGTGGAGCGACGAGCCGCTGCGGCAGGCGATGCACAGGGTCGCGAACTGGAACATCCCGCTGCCCACCCGCTCACGCGCCTTCCTGGAGGCAGGCCAACGCCGCGCGCGGAAGATGGTCCGCCGCCGTCACCTGCTCCTGGGCGGCTTCGTCAGTCTCCTGGTGATGGTCTCCCTCTCCTCCATGGCCGCGGCCCTGGCCTTCCGCGAGAACCAGCTCGAGGCCATCCGCCAGCAAGCCCTCATCCGCCTGGTCTCCGCGGACATCGGTCGGTTCGACCTCGTCCTGGAGTCCTACGACTTCGACCCCGTGAGCCAACGCTGGGCGAAGGCCGCGCTCTCCGACGTCGTGGACTGGCGGCTCGTCCCCGCCCAGGGCATCACGGCCCCCGACGCGGCGACGGCCTACCGGGAGCCGGACCTGCGGCGCCAGCCCCCCGAGTCGACCTCGCACGGAGTCCGGAAGGAGCGAGTCGAGGCGCCTTCCCGCTCCGCCTGGCTGTTCGTCGACCGCGCCGGTTGCGCCCCCTCCGTCATCCACCTGGAGCGGCTGCCCGGATATCGCGAGCGCGACCAAGTCCCCATCCCGACGCTCCAGCTCCCCATCCCGACCTGCGCGGCCTCGCGCTTGGGGATGATTCCCATCCCCGCCGGCCCCTACTGGCGCCCCGGAGACGACGAGGCGCGTGAGCCCGAACGTCTCGTCGAGGTGGCTGGCTTCTCCCTCGACCAGACGGAGGTCACCAACGGGCAGTTCCGCCTCTTCGAGGAGCGGGTCCTGCCTCGGACGCCGTACGTCCGGGAGCTGCCGCCACAACACCCCATCTTCTCCCGCTCGCTGGAGATGGCGAGCCCGGTGACGGGTCTGGACGCGGCCTCCGCCGAGGCCTTCTGTCGGTACATGGGCAAGTCGCTGCCCACCGCCGACGAGTGGCGAAAGGGTTTCCGGGGCGGACTGGTGCTGGATGCACGGGGGCGCCAGACCAACCCCGCGCCGAAGCGGAACACCGTCTGGTTGGTCTCACGGAAGTTCCCGCCGACGAACCTCATGGGCCACGACCCATATCCAGGAGTCGCGCCGGTGGGCTCCTTCCCGGAGGACCAGAGTCCCTACGGCATCATGGACCTGGCGGGCAACGTGGCCGAGTGGACCGAGACCACGGAGTCGCAGGGCAACTTCCAGAACCTGCGCCGGGTCATGGGCGGCCGCTGGGACGTCCCTCCCGAAGAGGGCCACCACAGGGCCGCGTGGTCCAACCACCTGCCGCCTCGCCGCTTCGAGTTCGGCATCGGCATGCGCTGCGTGGAGCGCACGGCCTCGCCTCGAGGCTGA